From Acipenser ruthenus chromosome 2, fAciRut3.2 maternal haplotype, whole genome shotgun sequence, a single genomic window includes:
- the LOC117409539 gene encoding prostaglandin E2 receptor EP4 subtype-like, with product MAPDNSTNSSIHNLNRPLDPTVPAIMFIVGVVGNVIAIVVLCKSRKEQKETTFYTLVCGLAFTDLLGTILVSPVTIATYVKGGWPGGDSLCEYSAFILLFFGLAGLSIICAMSIERYMAINHAYFYNHYVDKKLAGLTLLAIYVSNVLFCALPNMGFGKAKKQYPYTWCFIDWRSKLSTDAAFSYMYAGFSSFLILTTVVCNILVCGALITMHRKFVRRTSLGTDQNRIAEFRRRRSFSRMAGAEIQMVILLIATSVVMFICSIPLVVQVFLNQLYQPEVVTEIYKNPDLQAIRIASVNPILDPWLYILLRKAVLLKLIEKIKCLFCRIGGRRQRPGDNFNCIDGQRTSSVISRDSPSLVSRELREVSCTSQTFLYLPENSENFLGSCRIGRGTSDSSTESSSLRTFRSSNYLQEQDSENRTSVNQSGSSSFSNSSSRPPSYQKDHPLHVTFTDETLNLQEKCI from the exons ATGGCGCCAGACAATTCTACCAACTCAAGTATTCACAATCTTAATAGACCACTGGACCCTACTGTTCCTGCTATTATGTTTATAGTTGGTGTTGTGGGAAACGTGATTGCAATTGTTGTTCTTTGTAAATCCAGAAAGGAACAGAAAGAGACTACCTTCTACACCTTGGTCTGCGGACTAGCATTTACCGATCTGTTGGGCACAATTCTCGTCAGTCCGGTCACCATTGCCACCTATGTAAAAGGAGGTTGGCCAGGTGGGGACTCTCTCTGTGAGTACAGTGCTTTCATTCTCCTCTTTTTTGGGCTGGCAGGACTTAGCATAATATGTGCCATGTCAATTGAAAGGTATATGGCTATTAACCATGCCTATTTCTACAACCACTATGTGGACAAGAAGCTGGCAGGGTTAACACTGCTTGCGATCTATGTTTCAAACGTGCTGTTCTGTGCTTTGCCCAACATGGGTTTTGGCAAGGCTAAGAAGCAATACCCTTATACCTGGTGCTTCATAGACTGGAGAAGCAAATTGAGCACCGACGCTGCGTTCTCTTACATGTATGCGGGTTTTAGTTCTTTCCTTATTTTGACCACTGTTGTCTGCAATATCTTGGTCTGTGGGGCGCTGATCACGATGCACAGAAAGTTTGTGAGAAGGACATCCCTTGGCACGGATCAAAACAGGATTGCAGAGTTTCGAAGAAGACGGAGTTTCAGTCGGATGGCTGGTGCAGAAATCCAGATGGTGATCCTGCTCATAGCCACGTCCGTGGTGATGTTCATTTGTTCCATTCCACTAGTG GTGCAAGTGTTTTTAAATCAGTTGTACCAACCAGAAGTGGTGACGGAGATCTACAAAAACCCTGATCTCCAGGCCATTCGCATTGCCTCTGTGAATCCCATCCTGGACCCATGGCTCTATATTCTCCTGAGGAAGGCGGTTCTCCTCAAACTCATTGAGAAGATCAAGTGTCTCTTCTGCAGAATTGGGGGACGCAGGCAGCGACCAGGTGACAATTTCAACTGCATAGACGGCCAGCGAACTTCCTCGGTGATCTCCCGAGATTCCCCTTCCCTGGTGTCTCGGGAGCTAAGGGAGGTCAGCTGCACATCACAGACTTTTTTATACCTCCCAGAGAACAGCGAGAACTTCCTTGGCAGCTGTAGGATAGGACGGGGGACGTCAGACTCTAGCACAGAAAGCTCTTCATTAAGGACATTCCGGAGCTCTAATTATTTACAAGAGCAGGACTCAGAAAACAGGACTTCAGTAAATCAATCTGGTTCGTCTAGCTTTTCAAATTCAAGTAGTCGGCCCCCTTCTTATCAAAAAGACCATCCCCTCCATGTGACTTTCACAGATGAAACATTGAACCTACAAGAAAAGTGTATATAG